The segment ATGCAAGCCAATTATAGAAGTATTTTAGATTTCTCTGGTGAAGCTTTAGAGGCATCAGAAAAAGGACATGCTAAATTAATGGAAGCTGTTAATTTCTTGAATAAAATTGAAGCTGGAAAAACATCAACTTTTGATGTTCAAAAATGGAAAACAGCGTGTTATTCTGCTATGAATGATGATTTTAATACACCTGTTTTAATTTCACATTTGTTTGAAGCTGTAAAAGTTATCAATCAAATAAAAGAACATAATGCAAGTTTAACTGCAGAAGATTTAATAGCATTTAAAGAAACAATGACTGCATTTGTTTTTGATATTTTAGGATTGATGAGTGAAAGTTCTCAAGACAATTCAGAAAAAATAAATGGTGTTGTTGCTTTGTTGATTAAATTAAGAAAAGAAGCAAGAGAAAACAAAGATTGGGCATTGTCTGATCAAATTAGAGATGAACTAATAGCCTTGGGAATTCAGTTAAAAGATGGAAAAGAAGGAACAACTTTTTCAGTCAATTAAGTTGAAGAAAATTATAACATATCCATTTATTTTATTAGTACGGTTTTATCAAACCGCGATTTCACCTTATACACCATCCGCTTGTAGGTACAGTCCAACGTGTTCACATTACACGGTTGAAGCTTTGCAAAAACATGGTTTATTTGCGGGAGGTTGGTTGTCTATAAAAAGAATATTTAGTTGTCATCCTTGGGGAGGAAGTGGTTATGATCCTGTTCCAGAAAAGAAAGAATAAATAAAAGCGGTCATTAAAAGGAAGAATGACGAAGCAATCTGTTTTTAAATAGCGGTTGCTTCATTACATTTGCAATGACAAAAAAATAAGATAAAATATGAGTTTTTTAGCAATAGAGTGGAACCCTTCATTAGGAATAGATTTAGGTTTTTTTGTTATTCGTTGGTATAGTTTAATGTTTGTAACAGCATTTTTATTGGGTTTGCACTTAATGAAGAAAATATATATTGAAGATAAAATTCCGTTAGAAAAACTAGATGTATTATTTATGTACACTTTTGTTTCTATGTTAATTGGTATGCGTTTAGGAGATGTATTTTTCTATAGTTGGGATTATTACCAACATCATTTACTAGAAATAATTTTACCTTTTAAAAAGCAAGTAGGAGCGGATGCTATTTTCGGATTAATAAAAGACTGGAAATTTACTGGTTTTACTGGTTTTGCAAGTCATGGAGCAGCAATTTCTATTATTTTAACAATGTATTTTTATGCTAAAAAGCATTTAGATAAACCTTGGTTATTTATTTTAGACAGGTTAGGAATTATGGTTGCTTTGGCAGGGTTTTTTATCCGTTTTGGAAACTTTTTTAATTCAGAAATTTACGGAAAAGAAACAGGTTCTAGCTTTGGAGTAATTTTTAAAGCAGCAGGAGAAACAGTTGCTAGACACCCAACACAATTATACGAAGCATTTAGTTATTTAATCTTGTTTTTTGTTTTATGGCATTTATACTGGAAAACAACTAAAAAAGAACAAGTTGGATACATTTTTGGTTTGTTTATGGTTGTTTTGTGGTCTTTACGTTTCTTTATAGAGTTCTTAAAAGAAGCACAAGTAGAAAGTAGAGAGGATTGGGTTTTTAATTCTTTAAATACCGGTCAGGTTTTAAGTATTCCATTAGTACTAATAGGTTTTTGGTTAATGTTTAGAAAAGTATCAAAAAAATAATATTAAAGAAGATTATGGAAAAATTAAAACAACGTTGGGGGATCGAAAATAATTGGTCAGTAATTGCAATATTTATTGTTTTTGCAATAAATGGATCCTTTGCCGCTTGGGTTGCAAAACCTGTTACAATATTCTTAGGGTTGTCTCAAGAGACCCTCTCTCCTTGGTTATTTTGGCCATTAAGAATTTTGCTTATTTTTCCTATTTATCAACTAACTTTACCTGTTGTAGGTTGGTTATTTGGTCAGTTTAAATTCTTTTGGGCTTTTGAAAAAAAGTTTTTAGGAAGATTAGGTTTGGGTTTTCTGTTTAAAAATAGAAATTAATGATCAATAATAGTTTCAACTTTTTCTTTATGAATTAAGTAGGTATACATCCACATAATTGTAAACGTTGGTATGATATCTAAAGGTAATATTTCCTCTATAAAACTAACAATACCTGCAATTTTACCTGCCTTTCCTTTATACATTTTAGTCATTAGGTATCCAGATAAAGGTGCCCAGGCAATATCTAAAAAAGGAATCGGTACAAAACCAATAATATCTAAAACAATACTTAGTGCTAATTTTTTATATTTTTTATTCATATTTTATTTTAATTTATATAAATCAAAATTCTTGCCAAAAAATATTGTTTTAAAGTAGAAATTTTTATGTTTGTTAAAAGTAATAATTAGTTGTGATTTTTCAAGATTTCAAAAAAAAAATAGATTCATTTAAAACGCTAGAATTAGGCGGTTTAGAAGCGCAATTTAAATTAGCGCCACAACTACGTTTGAGGTATGATGAAAATAAAATAAAAGCGAATAACCCAAGAAAAGCAGCTGTTTTGGCATTGTTTTATCCAAATGATAAAAATGAAACCTGCTTTTTACTTACAGAAAGAGCAACGTATAAAGGAACACATTCTGCTCAAATAAGTTTTCCTGGAGGAAAAATAGAAAAATCGGATTTAAGTTTAGAAGAAACGGCATTAAGAGAAACTTTTGAAGAAGTAGGAGTAAAACAATCATCAATAAAAATAATTAGAGAACTTACAGATGTTTACATACCACCAAGTAATTTTTTAGCAACCCCTTTTATAGGTTTTATTGATAAAAAACCAGAGTTCATTTTAAATTTAGAAGTAGAAAATATTATAGAGGTTTTAGTAAATGATTTATTAAATGATATTAATAGTACCAAAGTAACTCTGAATACATCATATATGAAAAATACTGAGGTACCCTGCTTTAAGTTAAATGATTATATTGTTTGGGGAGCAACAGCAATGATGCTTTCTGAAATTAAAGAACTCTTAAAATAGTGTCTTTATTAATTGTTTTTGTAAGTTTGTTTTTTATCAACTAAAAATTAAAGAGAATGCCTTTATTTAAAAGGAATATATTTGGTCAAATTTTATTTCTAAAAAAAATAATAATAAGAATTTTCGGACTTATTTCTCACAGTAGATATCGTAAATTTAATAGTTTACAAATAGAAGGGTCAGAAATTTTAAGAAATTTACCAGATAGAAATGTTTTATTTATCTCTAATCATCAAACTTATTTTGCAGATGTAGCTGCAATGTTTCATGTCTTTAATGCTTCTTTAAAAGGTAGAGATGATAGCATTAAAAATGTTGGATATATTTGGAATCCTAAATTAAACATTTACTTTGTTGCAGCAGGAGAAACGATGCGTGCTGGAATTTTACCTAAATTGATGGCTTATGGAGGCTCTGTTTCTATTGATAGAACCTGGAGAAGTGATGGTAAGAATGTAAACAGGCAGGTAAAAAATTCTGATATTTCTAATATAGGTAAAGCAATAAAAGATGGGTGGGTAATTACGTTTCCTCAGGGAACAACAACACCTTTTAAACCAATTAGAAGAGGTACTGCTCATATTATAAAAACATATAAACCAGTTGTAGTACCTATTGTAATAGATGGCTTTAGGCGTTCTTTTGATAAAAAAGGATTAAATATTAAAAAACGAAATGTTTTACAATCTATGGTTATAAAAGAGCCTTTAGAAATTGATTATGAAAATGATGAAATTGCAGATATAATTACAAAAATTGAATATGCGATTGAACAGCATCCTTCATTTTT is part of the Polaribacter sp. SA4-10 genome and harbors:
- a CDS encoding DUF6787 family protein; this translates as MEKLKQRWGIENNWSVIAIFIVFAINGSFAAWVAKPVTIFLGLSQETLSPWLFWPLRILLIFPIYQLTLPVVGWLFGQFKFFWAFEKKFLGRLGLGFLFKNRN
- a CDS encoding CoA pyrophosphatase — encoded protein: MIFQDFKKKIDSFKTLELGGLEAQFKLAPQLRLRYDENKIKANNPRKAAVLALFYPNDKNETCFLLTERATYKGTHSAQISFPGGKIEKSDLSLEETALRETFEEVGVKQSSIKIIRELTDVYIPPSNFLATPFIGFIDKKPEFILNLEVENIIEVLVNDLLNDINSTKVTLNTSYMKNTEVPCFKLNDYIVWGATAMMLSEIKELLK
- the lgt gene encoding prolipoprotein diacylglyceryl transferase, translated to MSFLAIEWNPSLGIDLGFFVIRWYSLMFVTAFLLGLHLMKKIYIEDKIPLEKLDVLFMYTFVSMLIGMRLGDVFFYSWDYYQHHLLEIILPFKKQVGADAIFGLIKDWKFTGFTGFASHGAAISIILTMYFYAKKHLDKPWLFILDRLGIMVALAGFFIRFGNFFNSEIYGKETGSSFGVIFKAAGETVARHPTQLYEAFSYLILFFVLWHLYWKTTKKEQVGYIFGLFMVVLWSLRFFIEFLKEAQVESREDWVFNSLNTGQVLSIPLVLIGFWLMFRKVSKK
- the yidD gene encoding membrane protein insertion efficiency factor YidD; translated protein: MEKKEQLFQSIKLKKIITYPFILLVRFYQTAISPYTPSACRYSPTCSHYTVEALQKHGLFAGGWLSIKRIFSCHPWGGSGYDPVPEKKE
- a CDS encoding 1-acyl-sn-glycerol-3-phosphate acyltransferase; the protein is MPLFKRNIFGQILFLKKIIIRIFGLISHSRYRKFNSLQIEGSEILRNLPDRNVLFISNHQTYFADVAAMFHVFNASLKGRDDSIKNVGYIWNPKLNIYFVAAGETMRAGILPKLMAYGGSVSIDRTWRSDGKNVNRQVKNSDISNIGKAIKDGWVITFPQGTTTPFKPIRRGTAHIIKTYKPVVVPIVIDGFRRSFDKKGLNIKKRNVLQSMVIKEPLEIDYENDEIADIITKIEYAIEQHPSFLKVLSVKQIEELAKEEEELNKKREFWS